One stretch of Variovorax sp. TBS-050B DNA includes these proteins:
- a CDS encoding type VI secretion system accessory protein TagJ yields MGEGFAVLGERSVAEHTEWVQRQIRASPQNASLRLALCHFLALRGEWQRAEDQLKLAAKIDPSFAPASATCAMALTAERHRTEFWNGGRAPTVIAGRDEWVDGLIAAAALPPEQAAEAARLREAAREAAPALQGSLQCVDRSDARAVQAIDGEPVQTSEFAWLCDGDVRIGAVLELLTPSGYAWLPMPAVRRIKFSRPQHLVDLLWAPAMIELHDGRGLNGLVPVRYPGALDALDDETALGRRTDWLPLAGEEQYAGAGQRTLISEAGDHSLLDIRQIEFAAAADAAGRDTDGERVIQ; encoded by the coding sequence ATGGGCGAAGGGTTTGCAGTGCTGGGCGAGCGCTCCGTGGCCGAGCACACCGAATGGGTACAGCGCCAGATCCGCGCCAGTCCCCAGAACGCGAGCCTGCGCCTGGCCCTGTGCCATTTCCTGGCGCTTCGGGGCGAATGGCAGCGGGCTGAAGACCAGCTCAAGCTGGCCGCGAAGATCGATCCTTCGTTCGCGCCCGCCAGCGCCACCTGCGCGATGGCGCTCACTGCGGAGCGCCACCGCACCGAATTCTGGAACGGCGGCCGCGCGCCGACCGTGATCGCCGGCCGCGATGAATGGGTCGACGGCCTCATCGCCGCCGCCGCGCTGCCGCCCGAACAGGCCGCCGAGGCCGCGCGCCTGCGCGAAGCCGCGCGCGAGGCCGCGCCCGCGCTGCAGGGCAGCCTGCAGTGCGTGGACCGCAGCGATGCGCGCGCCGTGCAGGCCATCGACGGCGAACCCGTGCAGACCAGCGAATTCGCCTGGCTGTGCGACGGCGACGTGCGCATCGGCGCCGTGCTGGAACTGCTCACGCCTTCGGGCTATGCGTGGCTGCCGATGCCGGCGGTGCGGCGCATCAAGTTCTCGCGCCCGCAGCACCTGGTCGATCTGCTCTGGGCGCCGGCCATGATCGAGCTGCACGACGGCCGCGGCCTCAACGGCCTGGTGCCCGTGCGTTATCCGGGCGCGCTCGATGCACTCGACGACGAGACCGCGCTCGGCCGCCGCACCGACTGGCTGCCGCTCGCGGGCGAGGAGCAGTACGCCGGCGCCGGGCAGCGCACGCTGATCAGCGAAGCGGGCGACCATTCGCTGCTCGACATCCGCCAGATCGAGTTCGCCGCGGCAGCGGATGCGGCCGGCCGCGATACCGACGGGGAGCGCGTGATCCAGTGA
- the tssE gene encoding type VI secretion system baseplate subunit TssE, with the protein MDGDGDQPESVARDRLQPVLLDRLTDKAPQSRQERAGAFLMSGKLLRDSVLRDLQWLLNTTNFGADHLINAMPRARRSVVNYGVRGWAGGRMSEVDFADVEAAIRAAIIDFEPRIMKDSIDVRCVTDANELEHHNLLALEIRGTLWSVPYPIEFILRSELDLESGHMVLRPTGGL; encoded by the coding sequence CTGGATGGCGACGGCGACCAGCCAGAGAGCGTTGCACGCGACCGCCTGCAGCCGGTGCTGCTCGATCGCCTGACCGACAAGGCGCCGCAGAGCCGGCAGGAGCGCGCGGGCGCCTTCCTCATGAGCGGCAAGCTGCTGCGCGATTCGGTGCTGCGCGACCTGCAGTGGCTGCTCAACACCACCAACTTCGGCGCCGACCACCTCATCAACGCCATGCCGCGCGCGCGGCGCTCGGTCGTCAACTACGGCGTGCGCGGCTGGGCCGGCGGACGCATGTCGGAGGTCGACTTCGCCGACGTCGAGGCCGCGATCCGTGCCGCGATCATCGACTTCGAGCCGCGCATCATGAAGGACAGCATCGACGTGCGCTGCGTCACCGATGCGAACGAGCTCGAACACCACAACCTGCTCGCGCTCGAGATCCGCGGCACCCTGTGGTCGGTGCCCTATCCGATCGAGTTCATCCTGCGCTCGGAGCTCGACCTCGAGAGCGGCCACATGGTGCTGCGGCCCACGGGAGGCCTCTGA
- a CDS encoding type VI secretion system tube protein Hcp yields MAVDMFMRVEGANGESKDSNHKEWTDIRSFAWGATQPGNMVSGGGGGVGKASFNDLQVIARIDKAAPSVLKNCASGKHLSKVEVSVCKAGGSQIEYTRVTLEEVLVTSVQYSAEQGSEAVLVQYAFQAAKVKQQYWEQTDKGGKGAETVLAWNIKENREG; encoded by the coding sequence ATGGCAGTTGACATGTTCATGCGCGTAGAGGGCGCGAACGGCGAATCCAAGGACTCGAACCACAAGGAGTGGACGGACATCCGGTCGTTTGCATGGGGAGCGACGCAGCCAGGCAACATGGTGAGCGGCGGCGGGGGCGGCGTGGGCAAGGCCAGCTTCAACGATCTGCAGGTGATCGCACGCATCGACAAGGCGGCGCCTTCGGTGCTGAAGAACTGCGCGAGCGGCAAGCATCTGAGCAAGGTGGAAGTGTCGGTGTGCAAGGCGGGCGGCTCGCAGATCGAGTACACGCGCGTGACGCTGGAAGAGGTGCTGGTGACGTCGGTGCAGTACTCGGCCGAGCAGGGCAGCGAGGCGGTGCTGGTGCAGTACGCGTTCCAGGCCGCGAAGGTCAAGCAGCAGTACTGGGAGCAGACCGACAAGGGCGGCAAGGGCGCCGAGACGGTGCTGGCCTGGAACATCAAGGAAAACCGCGAGGGCTGA